The Paenibacillus sp. 481 DNA window AACGCGTTAAAAGCAGATTTGCTAAATCTAGTCGACGATTGGCAAGGGCCCGTGGCTGACATTTTTCACAACTCGACGAACCTTTATCCAAGGCACTTATTGCAGTTCGATCCGCTAGCAACTTGGTCAAAGGGACGCGTGACGCTCATTGGCGATGCTGCTCACGGTACAAGTCCGAATACGGGACAAGGTACTTCAATTGCACTTGAAGATGCGATGTACTTAGCAAAAATGTTACATGAACATGATTATCGAGATGCTTACTATTATTATGAATTTGACCGTAAACCACGGATAAATCATATCTCGAAGATGTTTGAACAGGCCGATCCATTTATGCTAGGAATAACTGATGATATATTTAATTATCAGATTCAGTGGGATGAAGAAAAGGAATTTAGTTTGAAGTAGGGAGCTTTTTGAACATGAATCGAGTACACATCGCTTTTGGTGACTCTGCATATGGAAATTCGAAATTTGGGTTGAGCAAAAGTGAAAAGCATCAAAACGAACAAATCATTGGTGTAAAGGATGATTTTTCGATTGGTCCGATCTATGAATTAGATTCAGAAGCGGGAAGCCAAGCGAGAAATGAATGGATCAAAGAAGTGTTAATTGCAACGGAGGCAGATGTCGATGGCGAATATCTGTCTTGGCTTGACACCATGCTAGAGAGCCACAATCTGCAAACCGTGAGGCAAATTTGCTTAGCTGGAAAATAAGAATAAGCGATGCAATAGGAACCCCGACATGTTATGGGCTCATCATGTGTCGGGGTTGTTCACTGTTATTTAATCGCGACCCAAATTTCATTGTAAGCATCTGCACGATCAAGATCAGGGGCAAGATAAACTTCCAGAGGTGCGATCTCAGCAGGTTCATATCCGTTAGATGGAAACCACTCGGAATAAATTTTTTTCCATGCCTCAATCAAGGCAGCTGGAACTGGCCCGCTTATTTCAAATACAACCCATTTGGATGCAGGAAAATGTAAGCTGGCAAGCTCAGCGGGCACAGTTCCTTGATGCTCAGCAGCAATCCAATAGTCAATTGTGCTGTCGGCTGTGTTATAATTTTCAGTAATGCCTAGCAGCCCTTTCAATTGCCCATTAATCAATCCCGTCAATTGATCGACGGTTCCATTGGCATGAGCTTCACCCCAGAATTGTCCAATATTAGGTGTTCCTGCGCATTCTTGTCCGAATGATACGGTTCGTTTTATTCCGATGACTTGGAAAGCATCTCTTTCGACGATATGATATTTCATCGGTTCTACTCCTTTCAGATTAACTTGAATCATAAGGCGATTGTAGGATTGCAACTGTCCAATCCCTTTTCTGACATCACTTGGCGTTACACCATGCTGTTTACGGAACGCTTTAGTAAAAGATTCAGGCGTATCGTAGCCGCACGCATAGGCAAGATCGACAAGTCTACAATTGGTGCTTATTAGTTGTTGCGCAGCAATCGTTAGACGACGGCGACGAAGATATTCTCCCACCGAAGTATCCGTTAAAATCCAAAACGTACGCTGAAAGTGTGAGGGAGACATGTTAGCCTGCTTCGCTATATGTTCAATCGTGATGGAACGTAGTAAATGTGCTTCCATATAGTCGATCGCTTTTTGCAATGATTCAACCAACGCCATCCTGCTCAACTCCTTGATTGAATAATAACAAACTCATAGCACGAAAATCCTGTCATTTTATACTTTGTTAGGACCGAATTATTATACATGTATCCGATACTTATATGCTACAAGGAGAGAGAGAGATGCGTAATCAGAAGGAAGGTCATTTAATCATGTGTGATAACCGCAAAATATTTAGCACCTACATACGCACATGTACACCCAGCGTTGTCTTTATAGCCGGATTAGGCGATAGTGGGGAGGTATGGGGCGAGATTCAAGACCGGATATCGCAGGAAGCGTCAACCATTTCCTATGATAGAGCAGGTATTGGCAGAAGCGAAGCGGCACCTATTCCGCGAACTTTGCATGATCTCGCCGAGGAGCTTGCAGTGCTGTTACACAAGCTAGACGTGGAACCACCCTATATTGTGGTAGGTCATTCCTTTGGCGGTTTGGTCGCTAGGCTGTATGCAAGCCTTTATCCGCATCTCATTGCGGGAATGGTACTTGTTGACGCTGCTCCCGAATATAAAGAGCTTGCGTATGAACGAGTTCTGCCAAGTAAGTTAGTCGCAGCAAATCGGGAGTATTACGAGAATCCAATGCTGAATCGTGAGGGAATCGACAAAGTAACGAGCTATAAACAAATCGTCGATTATGCTGTGCCATGGGACTTTCCGCTTTCTATTATTACGAGCGGCTTGCCGGATGTGAGGGGCGAGGAATGGCCCAGTCATGACATACTACAAATCGAGCAAACGTTACAGGCGGATTTCCAGCGGTTGTCAACGTCGAGCAAGTACCGAATTGCGAGTCGCAGCGGCCATGATATTCATCAGGACGAGCCGGAATTGGTCATTGAGGAAATTAGGGCCATGTTGAAGGCGGTAAGAAAATAAACGATACAAGCGCGAAATGAACGGATATCGATCACGATACATCATGCATGTATGAGAGGCGGATAATCATGCTTTATGTCGCACTGCTTCGGGGAATCAATGTTGGCGGTAAAAACAAAATAGATATGAAGCTGCTTAAAACAGCGTTTGAAGAAGCGGGCATGGAAAATGTAGTGACCTATATTCATACGGGTAATATCATTTTTACGACCGATGAACATTCAAAAATGCAACTATCACACATGCTGGAAGAGGCTATTCAGACAAACTTCGGATTATCCATTAAAGTTGTCATTCGTAGTGATGAGGAGTTTACACAAATGATGAGCTCGCTACCAGCGTCATGGTCAAACGATCAACAGATGAAGAGCGACGTGCTGTTTTTGTGGGATGAAATCGATGATGAATCAGTGCTTGATCGGCTTGTCATCAATCCGGAAGTCGATACGGTAAAATACGTTTCTGGAGCGATTTTATGGTCGGTTGATCGCAATCATGTAACGAAGAGCGGGATGATGAAACTGATGGGCACCAAGATATATCAACAAGTGACGATCCGAAATGTAAATACAACGCGTAAAATAGTTGAACTTTTGCAAGCTGGACGCGAGGGATGAGTGTCCCGAGCTGATTACTTTGCACGATTTGCACGAGTAAATTGGATCATCGCAGTAAGTACATAGAAAGACGTGACCGTACACGCCCCAATGTACGGTTTTTCACATTTTCACATGTAGCATCCGTTAAAAGAGAGATTTAATAATTGAATTTCTTGCAAGCGCTTTATAAAATGAACCTACATGAAACTGCATTTCACACTATGAAATGGAAGGTGAATACATATGAAAGCCATTATCGTTGAAAGCTTCGGTTCACCCGAAAATATGAAAGTCGTCGATGTTGAGATGCCGACCATACATACAGACCAAATCCTAATTCGTGTCAAAACAACGAGTGTTAATTTTGCTGATATTAAATCCAGATATGGGAAAAAGGGCAAAGGAAAACTACCTTATATACCTGGACTAGAAGCGTCAGGCGTAATTGAAAAAATCGGAGACAAGGTGAAGTCTTTTGCTGTGGGGCAGCGCGTATTGGCTTTTCCACATCATGGATCGTATGCCGAGTATATCGTGGCAGATGAGAATTTAACGTTCGCTATTCCGGACAGCGTTGATTTTGATACGGCGGGAGCTTGCGGTATCGTATCTTTTTTATCCTATAAACTTCTAGCTGATGTAGCACGTTTACAGAGTGGAGAGACCGTTCTTATTCATTCCGCCGCAGGCGGGGTAGGAACGACAGCCATTCAAATCGCCAAAGCGTTAGGTGCAGCTAAAATCATTGGCACGGTAGGCGATGAAAGCAAAATACCGATGGCCATAAGTGCTGGAGCGGACGAAGTGATTTGTTATGAAAAAGGTGACTTTGCTGAAAAAGTGAATGCATTAACGGACGGCAAAGGTGCCGATGTTATTTTAGATTGTATTGCAGGAGATATAACAGAGAAGAGTCTGCACTGTCTAGCGCACTATGGTCGTTTAGTCATGTTTGGAAATTCAAGTGGAAAAACAGGGCAGATCCATACGAACGATTTGCATGCAAGTTGCCGCTCTGTACTCGGATTTAGCTTGGGAACGACAAGAAAAGAACATCCAGAACGATTACAACATACAGCCATTCAAGTATTTCGCTTATTGGAACATGGAAAGCTGAACATTAAAATTAGCGAACGGTTTGCGCTACAGGATGCTTCATTGGCTCATCAATGGGTTGAAAGCAGAAAAAGCACAGGTAAGGTTCTGTTAGTTGTCGAACACTAAATGAGGGGGGAGAAATATGCAGTTTCCTACAAGAATCGGAGTGGATGTTGATGGATTTATTGTAAACCCAACCTCATTACATAAAATAGATAGGATCTACCAAGAACTTTTAAGCCAACTCATTGAAATTTTGAAAAATAGTGCAGGCCCTAAGCTACATAGTGTGTATATTTATGGTAGCGTAGGTCGAGGAGAAGCGATGCCGGGATCGTCCGATATTGATTTAACTGTGATATTGAAATCATCGCTAACTCCGCAAGAAAAGACTCTTTTAAATGAAGCAACTCAAACATTTAAATGGGACCATCCCATTGCTCCTAAAGTCGATAGTTCTAAAGTGCATTCGATGTTGAACGTATTGTACGAGGTGCCTATTGTCTAGTTGCTGAAAAAGATGAAAGCTGGTCTACAAGTGTGCTGGAAGACCTCCTCATTGTTCAGCATTATTTTCCGAGTGAAGCAGCATTTCAACAGATTGAACAAGTATTACGATACAAGCAGGTTCCACCCTTGGAGGAAGTCTTACATGTTGTTCATTACTTTATCGGTTGGTTTGAAGAACATGCTCAGGAGGGTAAATGATGAGGAAATGATGGGGAAATGAAGAAATTAAAAAACAAGCAGCCTATTCATATGTTTAAAATTTCATATGAGTGGGCTGCTTGTTCCGTTATGAGATCTTAGGTTGCTTCGATCTTAGGTTGTTTCGATTTTAGGTTTTTTAATAACAACAAATTTATTTTTCATTAAAATGAGCACGCTGCCGTCAGCGATGACAGGAGGGCTCTGCAATCCGTTCGTCTGGAGCCTTAAGAGCGGCATACCCGAATTCACATCAAGCGCGATTAACGTTCCGTCTGTGTGTAAGGCAAACATAAGGTGCTCAATGACATAAATGCTCGCAAGCTGTCCGCGATTGATTGCACGATAGTACACAGCCGCTTTATTATTTAACTTAAAGCTGTAGAGAGCAGATTGATCACGGAATATGATTTGGCCATCAACAATTTCATCCAACGTTGCGGATTTCATGTGCTTTCCAAACGGCTTATAAACGTTGGTAGCAGGCTTCAGCGGATCTGCTCCTGCCGAGTAGTGGTACACGTGCAACACTTGATCCGTAACACTGGAATCGATGGCAACAAATACATCATGACCATCCATATAGATGTTCCCATGCAAGCTATACCGTTCGGATGGTGGGAATTTGGCCGTATCGATTTGCAAAGGATTGTACGATTTCGTCTTCAATACTTTACCGGTTCGAGCATCTATGT harbors:
- a CDS encoding DUF1835 domain-containing protein — translated: MNRVHIAFGDSAYGNSKFGLSKSEKHQNEQIIGVKDDFSIGPIYELDSEAGSQARNEWIKEVLIATEADVDGEYLSWLDTMLESHNLQTVRQICLAGK
- a CDS encoding AraC family transcriptional regulator, giving the protein MALVESLQKAIDYMEAHLLRSITIEHIAKQANMSPSHFQRTFWILTDTSVGEYLRRRRLTIAAQQLISTNCRLVDLAYACGYDTPESFTKAFRKQHGVTPSDVRKGIGQLQSYNRLMIQVNLKGVEPMKYHIVERDAFQVIGIKRTVSFGQECAGTPNIGQFWGEAHANGTVDQLTGLINGQLKGLLGITENYNTADSTIDYWIAAEHQGTVPAELASLHFPASKWVVFEISGPVPAALIEAWKKIYSEWFPSNGYEPAEIAPLEVYLAPDLDRADAYNEIWVAIK
- a CDS encoding alpha/beta fold hydrolase, with the translated sequence MRNQKEGHLIMCDNRKIFSTYIRTCTPSVVFIAGLGDSGEVWGEIQDRISQEASTISYDRAGIGRSEAAPIPRTLHDLAEELAVLLHKLDVEPPYIVVGHSFGGLVARLYASLYPHLIAGMVLVDAAPEYKELAYERVLPSKLVAANREYYENPMLNREGIDKVTSYKQIVDYAVPWDFPLSIITSGLPDVRGEEWPSHDILQIEQTLQADFQRLSTSSKYRIASRSGHDIHQDEPELVIEEIRAMLKAVRK
- a CDS encoding DUF1697 domain-containing protein, translated to MLYVALLRGINVGGKNKIDMKLLKTAFEEAGMENVVTYIHTGNIIFTTDEHSKMQLSHMLEEAIQTNFGLSIKVVIRSDEEFTQMMSSLPASWSNDQQMKSDVLFLWDEIDDESVLDRLVINPEVDTVKYVSGAILWSVDRNHVTKSGMMKLMGTKIYQQVTIRNVNTTRKIVELLQAGREG
- a CDS encoding quinone oxidoreductase family protein translates to MKAIIVESFGSPENMKVVDVEMPTIHTDQILIRVKTTSVNFADIKSRYGKKGKGKLPYIPGLEASGVIEKIGDKVKSFAVGQRVLAFPHHGSYAEYIVADENLTFAIPDSVDFDTAGACGIVSFLSYKLLADVARLQSGETVLIHSAAGGVGTTAIQIAKALGAAKIIGTVGDESKIPMAISAGADEVICYEKGDFAEKVNALTDGKGADVILDCIAGDITEKSLHCLAHYGRLVMFGNSSGKTGQIHTNDLHASCRSVLGFSLGTTRKEHPERLQHTAIQVFRLLEHGKLNIKISERFALQDASLAHQWVESRKSTGKVLLVVEH
- a CDS encoding nucleotidyltransferase domain-containing protein: MQFPTRIGVDVDGFIVNPTSLHKIDRIYQELLSQLIEILKNSAGPKLHSVYIYGSVGRGEAMPGSSDIDLTVILKSSLTPQEKTLLNEATQTFKWDHPIAPKVDSSKVHSMLNVLYEVPIV